A stretch of the Medicago truncatula cultivar Jemalong A17 chromosome 5, MtrunA17r5.0-ANR, whole genome shotgun sequence genome encodes the following:
- the LOC11413244 gene encoding probable apyrase 6 yields the protein MRRLNARNRVDSSNPNEMDHPTTKKLQIRSTNLFSRTTNTNSRCISFNNTFIGFLIFSFILIFTYYTLFSSPPEKSLRYRIIIDGGSTGTRVHVFKYKMKNALDFGKKGLVSMRVNPGLSSFGNDPDGAGRSLLEVVDFAKRRIPKENWRETEIRLMATAGMRMLDVEVQEKILESCRKVLRVSGFMFRDDWASVITGSDEGVYAWVVANHALGTLGGDPSETTGIIELGGASAQVTFVSREAMLPLFSRTIKFGNVTYNLYSHSLLHFGLNVAHDSWREALISGNSNLASQYIQKGLRIDPCTPAGYSYNVDSWKSSPSSLSEKSHYHPTVQTRGNFSECRSAALVLLQKGKEACSYQHCDIGSTFIPKLQGKFLATENFFHTSKFFGLGPQAYLSKLMTAGQEYCGGDWLKLKKKYVSHDEEDLLRHCFSSAYIVALLHDSLGIDMDDERIKVANQVGSIPLDWALGAFIMQTTADADIQNHNWFASIFSNESPTLLSLVGIFVILLFAAWSISRWRKPQLKTIYDLEKGRYITTRVGR from the exons ATGCGACGATTGAACGCTCGAAATCGGGTCGATTCATCAAATCCAAACGAAATGGATCATCCAACAACAAAGAAACTCCAAATCCGTTCCACAAATCTCTTCTCTCGCACCACCAACACCAATTCACGATGCATATCCTTCAACAACACGTTCATCGGTTTTCTCATCTTCTCATTCATTTTAATCTTCACATACTACACCCTCTTCTCTTCCCCGCCGGAAAAATCTCTCCGGTACCGGATAATCATCGACGGTGGAAGCACAGGAACTAGGGTTCATGTATTCAAATACAAGATGAAAAACGCATTGGATTTTGGGAAGAAGGGTTTGGTTTCTATGAGAGTGAATCCGGGTTTATCGTCGTTTGGGAATGATCCGGATGGGGCGGGGAGATCGTTGTTGGAGGTGGTGGATTTTGCGAAAAGACGGATCCCGAAGGAGAATTGGAGGGAAACGGAGATTCGGCTTATGGCTACTGCTGGGATGAGAATGCTTGATGTTGAAGTTCAAGAGAAGATTTTGGAGTCTTGTAGGAAGGTTTTAAGGGTTTCTGGATTTATGTTTAGGGATGATTGGGCTTCTGTTATAAcag GTTCTGATGAAGGAGTGTATGCTTGGGTTGTTGCTAATCATGCTCTGGGAACTCTTGGAGGCGATCCTTCGGAGACTACTGGGATTATTGAACTTGGTGGTGCTTCTGCTCAG GTAACCTTTGTATCAAGAGAAGCGATGCTGCCTTTGTTCTCACGCACTATTAAATTTGGGAATGTCACTTACAACCTTTACAGCCACAGCTTGCTTCATTTTGGCCTG AATGTTGCCCATGACTCATGGAGAGAAGCGCTTATATCAGGAAATTCTAACTTGG CTTCTCAGTATATTCAGAAGGGGTTGCGCATAGATCCTTGTACTCCTGCAGGGTACTCTTATAATGTTGATTCCTGGAAGTCCTCTCCTAGCTCACTAAGTGAAAAAAGTCATTATCATCCCACCGTCCAAACAAGGGGAAACTTTTCGGAGTGCAGATCTGCAGCATTGGTGCTATTACAAAAGGGGAAAG AGGCATGTTCTTATCAGCATTGCGACATAGGATCAACTTTTATACCTAAGCTTCAGGGGAAATTTTTGGCTACAGAAAATTTCTTTCACACATCAAAG TTTTTCGGATTGGGACCACAGGCTTATCTGTCCAAGTTAATGACTGCTGGGCAAGAATACTGTGGAGGGGATTGGTTAAagctaaagaaaaaatatgtctcccatgATGAGGAAGATTTACTTCGACATTGCTTCTCTTCTGCATACATTGTTGCTCTGCTTCATGACAGTCTTGGGATTGATATGGATGATGAGAG GATCAAGGTTGCTAATCAGGTGGGAAGTATTCCGCTCGATTGGGCTTTGGGAGCTTTTATTATGCAAACTACAGCTGATGCAGATATACAGAACCACAACTGGTTTGCTTCCATTTTCAGTAATGAATCGCCTACTCTCCTCTCTCTGGTTGGAATTTTCGTAATATTGTTGTTTGCAGCATGGTCTATATCTAGGTGGAGGAAACCTCAATTGAAGACTATTTATGACCTTGAAAAGGGACGTTATATAACTACGCGAGTTGGTAGGTAA
- the LOC11412789 gene encoding auxin response factor 17, with protein MSPQQPIRVDPKIWQCCAGAAVKIPKLNSHVYYFPLGHLEHVSPSPNPSTLSLLDRSRQFIPCTVSTVNLLADPVTDEVFVKLLLTPGTNNCVHEPPPEVREDQHDGVKVVSSGKTLTPSDANNGGAFSVPSECAKLIFPPLDLQAEKPSQKLSVTDIHGKEWKLRHVYRGTPLRHLITTNWSEFVDEKKLIGGDSLVFMKKSTRTGTETISVGIHRQKFGAATKIAEKSVTEAVELAEKNMAFDVVYYPTAEGWCDFVVNAKVVEDAMKNKWNSGLRIKHSLKKDNSSKRCSNFEGTISALSAPNRPWRMLEVRTAKDSALHNDIERDSSIPKIKFHSSTTRSFNEASLNSNALLHDTASTSSNCNTKKLSPGSIMLFGQIIRPVGSDLHDSDIKGEDGGKGCNENCLV; from the exons ATGTCTCCTCAGCAACCTATCCGTGTTGATCCAAAAATCTGGCAGTGCTGCGCCGGCGCTGCCGTTAAAATTCCAAAACTAAATTCTCATGTTTACTACTTCCCATTAGGGCACTTAGAACACGTCTCTCCATCCCCAAACCCTAGCACACTCTCCCTTCTTGACCGTTCCCGTCAATTCATTCCCTGCACCGTCTCCACGGTTAATCTACTCGCTGACCCTGTTACCGATGAAGTGTTCGTCAAATTACTTCTCACTCCTGGTACTAATAACTGTGTCCACGAACCTCCTCCTGAGGTTCGTGAAGACCAACATGACGGGGTTAAGGTTGTTTCCTCTGGCAAAACTCTAACTCCGTCTGATGCTAATAACGGCGGTGCATTCTCAGTGCCTAGCGAATGCGCAAAATTAATCTTCCCGCCACTTGACCTCCAGGCCGAAAAGCCTTCTCAGAAACTCTCAGTCACTGACATTCACGGCAAAGAATGGAAGCTTCGCCACGTCTACCGTGGGACTCCCTTGCGACACCTGATCACCACCAATTGGAGTGAGTTTGTTGACGAGAAGAAACTGATTGGCGGCGACTCCTTAGTTTTCATGAAAAAATCAACTAGAACTGGAACCGAAACGATCTCTGTTGGAATCCACCGGCAGAAGTTTGGTGCTGCCACTAAAATAGCAGAAAAATCTGTTACCGAGGCTGTGGAATTGGCGGAGAAGAACATGGCTTTCGATGTTGTGTATTATCCTACTGCTGAAGGTTGGTGTGATTTTGTAGTTAATGCTAAGGTTGTGGAGGATGCCATGAAGAATAAATGGAATTCTGGATTGAGAATTAAACACTCTTTGAAGAAAGACAATTCTTCAAAGAGATGCTCAAATTTTGAGGGAACAATATCTGCTCTATCTGCTCCTAATCGTCCATGGCGCATGCTTGAG GTTAGGACTGCTAAAGATTCTGCCTTACATAATGATATAGAGAGAGACTCCTCCATTCCAAAGATAAAGTTTCATTCTTCAACGACGAGATCCTTCAATGAAGCATCGTTGAATAGCAATGCTTTGCTCCATGACACCGCATCAACTTCTTCCAACTGCAACACCAAAAAACTTAGTCCTGGttcaattatgttatttggtcAGATCATACGTCCTGTTGGAAGTGATTTACACGATTCAGATATCAAAGGAGAAGATGGCGGGAAGGGCTGCAATGAAAATTGTCTTGTGTAG